CGAAGGATATGGCGGTCGTCACCGAACGAGGATTGGTGGGTTATACCGTAGATGTGGGAAACAACTGGGCTAAGGTGCTTATGCTCCTGGATAACAGGATGTCGGTAAGCGCCATGATACAAAGGACCAGGGATAACGGCATCCTTAAGGGGAATATAGCTCCGGCGCCGCCGGGCCACGCCAAAATGGTATTTTTGCCCGCTGATGCATCCATAGTTAAGGGAGATGTGGTGATAACTTCCGGGATGGGGGGCATAGTTCCCAAGGGAATAATCATAGGTGAGGTAGTCGAAGTGAAAAAGGAAACGGATAATCTGACCCAGTACGCAATAGTGAAGCCAGCTGTGGATTTTCACAAACTGGAAGAAGTTTTCGTTATAAAAAATGCAAACGCTGACCCGGGGAGGGAATAGTCTTTGAGGCTGTTTATCTATTTGATGATCGTAACTTTATTGATCATCGTGCAGTCCACCCTGGGAGTGCTTTTTAAAATAGGGAGCGTAAAGCCCGATTTCGTGCTGACGTTTGTAATGTGTGTGGCATTAATAAAAGGCGAGAATTTGGGAGCCGCCTATGGTTTGATTAGCGGGCTTATAGAGGATATAGTTTACGGTAAATTTCTGGGATTCAGCGCGCTCGTAAAGTTCCTCACCGGGTATATTGTAGGTTATGGGACCAGGGACTTATTCAAGGGTCCAATTATGTTTACCATAGGATTTGTTTTCGCGGGAACGCTGCTTTACAACCTTATATTTTTTATGACTGCGCTGGTACTTACTCCCGAATACAAGATAGGATTTTTTGTGCCCGTAGTCGTATATTCAGCGCTTTACAATGCGGTTATAGGCCCTGTGATGTACAGCGCTATTTTGAGGCTGGAAAAATTCCTTGATTATTATTTCGCCATCAAATATTAACTCTAGAGGAGAATACCCGTGAATGCCAGGAAAATGGAAAGAAGACTCCATATCTATACGTGGATAACGGTTGGCATATTTGTTTTTCTAAGTATAGGGCTTTTTATGCTCCAGATAGTCAACGGCGCTGAATACGAAAGGCTTGCCCAGGAAAATCGAATAAGGATCATCCCGGTGACGGCTCCCCGGGGTGTTTTTAAAGACAGAAATGGTAAGGAACTGGTGAACAGCAAGCCGAGTTATACGGTTTCGTACATGAACGTGAACTCCTCTTATGAAGAGCAGGAAAAGGTCTTCAAGACTTTGAGCCAGATCCTAAACATGCCCGAAGTAACCCATGTGGTTAAGGAAAGGTACACGGTAAACGAAAAGGGCGAGGTGTTCCTTGAAAAGCCGCCGTTATACGACGTGGACGCCGATGGAAAAGTGGATTCCGGTGATATCCAGGTAGTCCATGAAAAGACCGGAGAGGCGCTTGAAATAAAAACCGTTGACGGTAACACCGGGAAAATTATAGTAGATGCTCCCGCTGACACTCCGGTTCTCGTATCCTATGCATTTCACACCTTTCGAAACAAGATTAGGGACCAGGGATATAAAAAATACATGCCCGTCAGGTTGAAAACCAATGTGGACATGGAGACGGTGGCTAAAATCGAAGAGCGCCGCCTTCCGGGTGTATATATCGAGGTAGAGCCTATAAGGAATTATATCTACGGCAGCATGGCAGCTCACATATTCGGGTACGTAGGTGAGATAAACCAGCAAGAGCTCGAAATTCTTAGAGACAAGGGCTACCGGCCGGGAGACCTTGTGGGCAAAATGGGCCTGGAAAAAGTGCTGGAACCTTACCTGAAGGGCCAAGACGGCGGCAAACAGGTGGAGGTTACCGCAACTGGGAAGCCTATCCGGACCCTGGGAGAAAAGCCGGCGATACCGGGGGCTACCGTGAATCTAACTATCGACGCCGAACTGCAGCAGGTGGCAGAACAGGCCCTCCAGGAACAGCTGCATAAGCTGCAGACCGACAGGAGAAACCCTTTTCCCAATGCCAAGCGGGGAGCTGTGGTGGTGCTCAACGTAAAGACCGGGGAAGTGCTGGCCATGGCGAACGTTCCCAGCTTCGACCCCAACATGTTCGCCCGGGGAATTACCCAAAAGGAGTGGGAAAGCCTGGCCAATAACCCGCTGAAACCGATGGTCAACATAGCCATATCGGAAGCATATCCGCCCGGTTCCGTGTTCAAAATGGTCACGGCTACGGCTGCCCTGGAGGAAAAGGTTACCGATGAAAAGGAAAAAATTCGCGACCCAGGGGTCTACTGGACCATAGCCCGGAAAAAGGATTGGAAGCCGGGCGGCCACGGTGTTGTCGATGTGGTTAAGGCCATTGCGGAGTCCTGCAATATATACTTTTATGAAATGGGCAGGCGCCTCGGTATAGATGCTATTGAAAAATACGCCCGCATGTACGGCCTTGGAAACATTACCGGGATCGAGCTGCCCGGAGAACGAGAAGGTAATGTGGCAAGCAGGGAATACAAGGCCAGAATTTTCAAGAGGCCGGAGGATAAGATATGGTACCCGGCGGAAACCCTCGATGCGGCAATAGGGCAGGGTTACCATCAGTATACCCCTCTGCAGATCGCAAGCTATATATCCGCCATAGCCAATGAAGGGCGCTGGATGAAGCCGTATCTTGTCAAGAGTATCGTTGATGCCGAAGGACGGGTGATTTATGAAAGAAAACCCGAGGTTGCCGGCGAGGTCCCGGTCTCTAAAAAAACCTTCGAGATTATAAAAGAAGGCATGAGGGGGGTTGTCTCCCCCGGGGGTACCGCTTACTCAGTCTTTTCCGACTTTCCGGTTTCCCTGGGGGCCAAAACCGGAACGGCTCAGTGGGACTTGAAAAAAACACCGCACGGCTGGTTTGTGGCCTTTGCACCTTTTGAAGATCCGGAAGTGGCTGTAGTGGTGTTCATAGAGCAGGCCGGGTCCGGCGGAGCCACCGGCGGGCCAGTGGCTAAGGCCATACTGAGCGCTTACTTTAACATAGAAGAAAATACCGAAGAGTCAAACCAAAACTCCCTTGAAATAACGGATTGATCGCGAACCAGAATCTTACAGATTCTGGTTTTTTTTATTTCGGGAAGAAGGAATCGGCTTTTTTTTGAAGAATATTGATAAAAGACGAGGCTTCGGAGGGAACATACATGAATCAAGAACCGGTGGTAATAAAGGGCACAAGAGACGGCATATCTATAATTTTACACCACCAATCAAACTTTGAAGTGATAAAAAACACGATCTTCGAAAAACTTCAAAGGGGCGGAGGTTTTTTTAAGGGTGGCCAGGCACGCCTGCTTGTCAAAGATGGAAATATAAGCCAGGACGAATTCGAGCAGTTGGAAACAATTCTGCGGGATTTTGGTTTGCACCTCAGAAAGGATAAACCCGTGCGCACCATCCCTTTTCCCAGCCCACCACAACCGGATACCCTTATCCTTAAAAAGACACTGCGTTCCGGACAGAGGATCGCGTATAGCGGAAATGTAGTAGTTGTGGGTGACGTCAATCCTGGGAGCGAAATAATAGCAAAAGGAGACATACTCGTTTTTGGGGCTTTACGGGGTATGGCTCATGCGGGAGCCGAAGGCGACGAGAATTCGATAGTGGTAGCTTTCAGACTGCAACCTACCCAGCTCAGAATAGCCCATGTTATATCGAGACCTCCCGAAGAAAAAAGCGACATACCTCAGGTCCCGGAAATGGCCCGTTTGAAAGATGGGATCATAATTATCGAACCTTATTTCTTAATCTAACGACGTTATAATAAGATGACAGGAGGGGTACCAATGGGTCAGGTAATCGTTATTACTTCCGGAAAGGGAGGAGTGGGAAAAACCACCACTACCGCCAACATCGGAACGGGTCTTTCGCTTTTAAAACACAGGAAGGTGGTCATGATAGATGCCGATATCGGCCTCAGAAATCTCGATGTGGTGATGGGCCTGGAAAATCGCATCGTATACGATCTGGTTGACGTAGTACAGGGTGTATGCAGGCTCAAACAGGCTCTGATAAGGGACAAGCGCTTTGAAAACCTATACCTTTTGCCGGCAGCCCAGACCAAGGACAAAAACGCGGTATCCCCCGAACAGATGAAAGAACTATGCGACCAGCTGAGAGAGGAGTTTGATTACGTGCTGGTAGACTGCCCGGCCGGTATTGAGCAGGGATTCAAAAACGCCATAGCCGGCGCCGATAAAGCGATAATCGTATCGACACCCGAGGTTTCCGCCGTACGAGATGCCGACAGGGTCATAGGGCTCCTGGAAGCCGCCGGCTTCGAAGAGCCTAAGCTAATTATAAACAGGATAAGGCCCGACATGGTCAAGCGCGGCGATATGATGGATATAGACGATATTATAGATATACTGGCTATCGACCTGTTAGGCGTCATCCCCGAGGATGAAAGGATAGTAATATCCACCAACAGGGGAGAACCGGCGGTGGCCGATGAAAATTCCAAAGCAGGGCAGGCTTACAGAAACGTGACCCGCAGAATAGAGGGAGAAGATGTACCCATAATGTCCTTAGACGTGGAGCCGACCCTGATGGAAAGACTGAAAATGCTATTCGGACTAAAACCCAGAAGGTAAGGGGGGCTTAAATATGGATTTTCTGAAACTTTTCGGCCGGGAGGATGTATCCAGCAAGGATATAGCCAAAGAGAGGCTGAGGCTCATTCTCGTCCATGATAGGGCCAACGTTTCTCCGCAGTTTCTAGAAATGATAAAGAGCCAGATAATAAATATAATTTCCGACTACGTAGACATCGAACAAGAGGGGCTTGAAGTAAAACTTACCAGGATGAAAAAAGACGAAGAAATAACGGTGCCCGCTTTGGTGGCCAATATACCGATTAGAAGGATCAAGCACGTTGCTCGGGTATGAAAAGGAGTAAATGCTGGTTAACGGAAAAATGTTCCTGGAAAAGCCTTTTAAAAAAAACATTATAGAAGCCGTCAAAGTATGGTATAATGGTTACGGATTTTCGGGAGGTTTTTTATGGAGCCGAAGCTTTTAAAAAATCTTGAATACCAAATAATAATCGTAATTGTGCTGATAGCCGCTCTGAGCATACTCACAATAAGCAGCGCCACCCATGCTACCGCCCCCGGAGGAAGTTTCCATTATACCAAGATGCAGTTTATCTGGTTTCTCCTGGGTCTTTTGATGATGGCGGCAGTACTGATGATGGACTATCATACTATAGCCATGCTTTCTAACGCTATATATATAGTCAATCTGGTCATGCTTTTAGTGGTATTATTCATGGGCAAGACCACAATGGGAGCTCAGCGCTGGATTCCGATAGGCCCTTTTAGTTTTCAGCCTTCGGAATTCAGCAAACTTGCCGTCATCATAACACTGGCGAAGTACCTGGATAAGAAAAAGACGATTAACTCTTTAAAGGACCTGATACTGGTATTCGTCCATGTGGGAACACCCATGCTGCTTATCATGAAACAGCCGGACCTGGGCACATCCTTGGTATTGCTGGCTATAATGTTCGGCATGATTTTTGTGGCAGGAACAAACCCAAGGTTGCTGTTAGGAACCATAGCAGCTGGAGTGGCGTCCTTACCGGTATTGTGGCAGTTTCTTCACGATTATCAGGAGATGAGAATTCTTATATTTTTGAACCCCAATCTTGATCCACTCGGGTACGGTTATCACGTGATCCAGTCCAAGATTGCCATCGGTTCCGGCAGGTTCCTCGGAAAAGGCCTTTTTCAGGGCACCCAGAACCAGCTGGACTTTATTCCCGAGCAGCAGACCGACTTTATATTTGCCGTCTTGGGCGAAGAGCTGGGATTTATCGGCGGTATGTTTCTGCTTATACTCTTTTTCACCCTGATATACCGCACTATTCGGATAGCTTTCAGGTCACGGGACGTCCTGGGCACTTATATGGCAACCGGGGTTGCGTCGATGTGGGCGTTTCAGGTACTTGTAAACGTAGGCATGACCATGGGGCTTATGCCCGTTACGGGTATCCCCCTGCCGTTCATGAGTTACGGAGGTAGTTCGTTATTAATGAACATGATGGCCGTAGGCCTGGTACTGAATATAGGGATGCGAAGACAAAAAATATTGTTTTGATTTTGCCAGGGGCATAAGATTTAGTATAGCCCCTGGCTATTTATTTGTTATAGCTGAATATTATGTAATAAACGAGCCCTCCCTAAAATAGATATATACCAAGGATTTTTTCGGGAGGGGTCATTTCATGTGGTGGCACAGGCAGGATACGGATCCCTACTACACGTATTATACCGGTTCTAATGAAAAAAGGGACTTTAGCCGTTTTATGAGCCTGAATAAGGTGTTAATTTCGTTAATAATACTATGCGTGATACTTTTCATTAAAAAGGCTGATTTTCCCATGGCTTCTGCCGCACTTTCCAGAGTAAATCAAGTCATAAGTTACGAGTGGGATTTAAACAAACTGGGGGACGGCCTGCATAAACTCTCTTTTTTAAATCAGCAGGTCCCGGTTTTTAAGAGTCTTCTAAGGGAAGGGGAATCTCCCCCGGTACGTTCCGGAGCTCTAATTGCTCCCGTTAACGGAAGGGTGACCTCGGGATTTGGGAGAAGGTTCCACCCCCTCCTGAAGGTAGAACGGATGCATAACGGTATAGATATAGAACAGGTTGAGGGCAGTCCGGTAAAAGCTGCAGGGGACGGTACGGTGATGCTGGCAGCAGAAGACGCGGAAATGGGCCGCCTGATCAAGATAAGGCATGAAGGTGACCTGGTTACGCTTTACGCCCACCTCAAAGACGTCTACGTAAAAGCAGGCGATAAGGTCAGGAAGGGGCAGATTATCGGCACGGTTGGAAAAACCGGCCTTGCGGAAAATCCACACCTACATTTTGAGGTCTGGGAAAAGGGAGCAGCAACAGACCCCGAGCGCTGGATAAAAATTCCCGAAAAGCCCTAGGGGGAGACCTATGGCCTTTTTGATTTGGGGGATTAAAGTAAAATTGCATTTTTTATTTCTCCTTGTTGTTACAGCGGGTATACTTTCGGGTTTTTTCGCGGAAGTTGCAGCTGCCCTCCTGGCTTTGGCGGTACATGAAGCCTCTCACATCTTCACCGCCCGAATGCTCGGCATTGCCGTGGATGAGCTGGAATTACTGCCCTTCGGCGGCCGGATGAAGTTGAAATATTTTTACTATTCCACCTGCGAGGAGGAAATAATGATCATTCTCGCAGGCCCCATGGGCAACCTGGCTTTTGCGGCACTCTTTATTTCCATGATATTTCAGAACATTATCCCCCGGGAAACGGGGTACCTGTTTATCAAATACCATCTGGCCCTGGGGCTTTTTAACTTACTCCCCGCCCTACCGTTGGATGGAGGAAGGATATTCATGCTCTGGCTCAGCCAAATGGTGAGCTTTATTTCGGCAGTAAGGATTGCGGCCAGAGCGGGTAAAGCGCTGGCGCTTTTTTTGTTGTCGTTATTTGTTGCAACCGCCTTTGAAGCCAGATACAATTTAAGTTTCCTTGTCGCCGGAATTTTTCTTTTTCTCTCCGCTGCCGGGGAAGAAAAGCATGCTTCCATATTATTTATCAGTCATATCGCACGAAAAAAGGAGAATCTGCTGAAAAGGGGACTGCTGCCGATGCAAGCGCTGGTGGCGCTGGCGGGAGTGCCCGTAAAGCAGATCCTGTATCGCTTCAACCCGCAGAATTTTTATCTCGTATATGTGGTGGACAACAGGTGGAAGCTAAAAAAATGCTTGACCGAAACGGAAATATTTGACACTATTATAGACAAGGGATTGGATATTAAGGTGGAAGACCTGTTATAATATAAAGGGTATAAGAAAAACAGGGAGGCAAAAGACTTGGAAATAAAACAAATCCTGGATGAAGTTCTGCCGCAAGTCTCAAAACCGACGCGTTACACAGGCAATGAGCTAAACAGCGTACAGAAGGACAAGAGTAAAGTTAAAGTTCGCATCGCTCTGGCGTTCCCCGATGTATACGAGGTCGGGATGTCCCATTTGGGGCTCAGAATACTCTACCACCTCTTGAACGAGCGGGAAGACGTCTACGCCGAGAGGGTGTTTGCACCGTGGGTTGATTTTGAGGAAATTATGCGCGAAAGGGGGATACCGCTCTTCAGCCTGGAGAGCAAGAGTCCCCTTTCTGAATTTGATTTTGTGGGTTTTTCCCTGCAGTATGAGATGAGTTACAGCAATGTGACGAACATGCTGGATCTGGCCGGTATACCGCTTTTTTCAAAAGATCGCACCGACCGGGATCCCATCGTTATAGCCGGCGGCCCGTGCGCTTATAATCCGGAACCCCTGGCAGAAATTATCGACCTTTTCGTCATAGGCGAGGCCGAAGAGGTAATCTTGGAGCTGGTGAACCTTTACCTTGACCACAAAAAAAGTTCAAAGGGCAGGATAGAATTTCTGGAAAGGGCGGCCCGAATTCCGGGGGTCTATGTACCGGCCTTTTACCGGGTAAATTACAATGAGGACGGCACCGTAAAGGAAATCCTTCCTGTAAAACCGGGAATACCCGAAAGGGTTCAAAAGCGGATTATAAGAGACCTCGACAGGGTGTATTATCCTACGAAACTTATAGTTCCCTATATGGACATAGTTCACGACAGGGCTGTGCTGGAGATATTCAGGGGCTGCACCAGGGGTTGCCGCTTCTGCCAGGCGGGCATGATATACAGGCCGGTGAGGGAAAAATCGGTGGACAAGTTGACAAACATTGCCCGGGAAATGATAAAGTCGACCGGGTATGAAGAAATATCCCTTGCTTCTCTCAGCACCAGCGATTACTCGGCTTTAAAGCAGCTTGTAGAAATCCTGACCGATGAGTTCAGGCAGTGCATGGTGGGCCTTTCGCTTCCGTCGCTCAGGATCGATTCCTTCACGCTGGATCTGGCCCGTAAGATCCAGGAGATAAAAAAGAGCGGTCTCACCTTTGCTCCCGAGGCTGGTACCCAGAGGCTCCGCGATGTGATAAACAAAGGGGTCACGGAAGAGGACCTCCTGAATTCAGTGAAGGGAGCTTTTGAGGCCGGGTGGAATACGGTAAAACTTTATTTTATGATAGGTCTGCCGTCGGAAACCTACGAAGACCTGGAGGGAATCGCGAGGCTGGCGTACAGGGTGGTCGATGCATATAGGGAAGTGCGGGGCAATACAAAGGGCCTAAAGGTCACCGTCAGTACATCGACCTTCGTGCCAAAACCCTTCACCCCATTTCAGTGGGAAGCCCAAATACCTCTTGATGAGATCAAAGAGCGCCAGCGGTTCCTGAAGAAAAAGCTCAAAGGCCCGAACATCTCATATAACTGGCACGACGGGAAGTTGAGCTTCCTGGAAGCGGTGTTTTCAAGAGGCGACAGAAAGCTCAATTCGGTGCTCAAAAAAGCCCGCGAGAGGGGATGCAGGTTTGACGGATGGAGCGATATGTTTTCCTTCGACAAATGGATGGAGGCTTTCAGGGAGGCAGGAGTTAACCCCGAGTTTTACGCCAACCGTTCCCGGCCTGAGGACGAGGTTTTTCCGTGGGAGGTAATCGACCCCGGGGTTGAGAAGAGTTTTCTTATCACGGAACTAAAAAAAGCCAGGGAGGCCAAGCCCACCCCCGATTGCCGTTTCAATAGGTGTCATGGCTGCGGAATTATGAAGTTAAAAGGCGGGATCATTTGTGATAGTAAGAATGAAGATTAAAAAAGGAGAGGAAGTTAAATTTATTTCACAGCTTGATTTGATGAGGGCGGTAGAGCGGGCTATGAGGAGAGCCGAACTGCCCGTTAAATTTACCGAGGGCTTCAATCCCCGACCCAGGATCTCCTTTGCACCAGCGCTTCCAGTGGGAATTACCAGTGATGCCGAATACATGGACGTGGAATTCGAAAGTGTCCTGCCCCTGGATCGGATTCTTGCCCGGTTAAACTCACACCTTCCCCCGGGGATTTCCGTATTAAAGATAGATACTGCTGAAGGCAAGATTCCCCTTTCATCGGTTAACAGGGCTGTTTACACGGTGGTGGTCGATACCGGGAGCGATATAGAGCCGGAACTACTGGATAAGGCTGTAACTGAGATGCTTTCCCGCCCGGAGATAACGGTTCCAAAGACGTCCAAGGGTAAGGTGAAAAATGTCAATATCGCGCCGCTGATTCACGGGATAAAAATAACGGGCGTCGAGGGAAGTCGTGCCGAGATCAGGATGGAACTTTCCGCAGGGCAGGAAGGGAATGTTACGCCGCCGTTGGTTATCAAGGCTCTCCAGGAGCACATCCCGTCTATTACAGTGCGCCGCATGAACCGGGATGAACTTTTCATGGTTCGCGAGGGAAAGAGGACCGATCCTATTTAACGGTTTTAAGGGAGCTGGAGTACTAATGTCAAAAGAAATTATAGCCGACGTAGGGCGAGATCAGGTAAGGGTGGGAATTTTAGAGGACAGGGAGCTCGTGGAATTTTTTATCGAAAAGAATTTCGAGGAGCGGGTGGCGGGAAATATTTATAAGGGCAGGGTGACCAACGTACTTCCGGGCATGCAGGCTGCCTTTGTGGACATCGGTCTTGAGAAAAATGCTTTTTTGTACGTGGGCGATATAAATATTGACTCGGTAGGGCCGGAGGAGAAGGACCTCCTGGAGGGTTTGAGGAAACTTTCGATTAAGGATATTTTAAGGGTCGGCCAGGAGGTACTGGTCCAGGTGGTCAAGGAACCCATGGGGTCAAAAGGTGCGCGGGTCTCGACCAACATAACCCTGCCCGGCAGGTACCTGGTTCTTATGCCGCGAGTTGATTATGTGGGAATCTCCCGGAGGATTGAAAAGGAAGAAGAGAGAAATCGCCTGAAGGCCCTTGCAGAGGAATTGCGACCGCCTCGCATGGGAGTGATAGTGCGGACAGCCGCCGAGGGGAGAGGTAGAGATGAACTGAAGGCGGATATTGATTACCTTAAAAAGCTCTGGGAGGACATTCAGCTCAGGCAGAGGGGAGGCAACGCCCCGAGGCTCATTTACAAAGATATGAACCTCCTGGCCAGAATAGTAAGGGACGTATTCACTCCCGAAGTCAGCCGGTTTTATATAAACAGCCCTTCGGGTTATGAGAAATTACTGGAACTCGTATCGATGATATCCCCTTCTTTAAAGGACAGGATAAGCCTATATAGGGGACAGGAAGAAATATTCGAGTACTTTAACATTGAACAGGAAATAGAAAGGGCACTGCGCCGCAAGGTATGGCTGAGGTCGGGGGGATATATCGTTATCGATCGCACCGAAGCCCTGACCGCGATCGATGTAAATACAGGTAAGTTTGTGGGCAGCATAGATCTGGAAGACACAGTTTTGAAAACCAACCTGGAAGCTGCCAGGGAAATCGCAAAACAGGTGAGATTGAGAGATATCGGCGGAATCATAATTATCGATTTTATAGATATGAATTCCCCAGAACACAGGAAGATGGTGCTCGATGCGCTCGAGTCCGAACTGAAAAAGGACAGGACCAGGACCCATATACTTGGCATAACTTCCCTCGGGCTTGTGGAGATGACCAGAAAAAAGGTCAGGCAAAGCCTTGACGAAGTTATGGAAAAAGTCTGCCCGTACTGTGAAGGCAAAGGCAGGATCTTATCAGAAGAGGCCATGGCAAAGAGAGTAGAGCGGGAACTTTCGCGGATTTTCAGGAACAACCGGGGGGAAGCGGTGCTGATTGAGGTCCACCCGTCGGTGGCATCGTCGGTGATCGGAGCGGGGGGCAGCAGGCTTTCGCTGCTGGAACAGCGGTACGAAAAGTATATTTTCATAAAGGGTAATGCCTCCCTTCACCCGGAAGAAATAAAGGTAAGAGCCGTCGGCAGCAAAGCCAAACTCGAAAACCTAGCGGTACCGGTAAGGGAGGGGCAGGTTATAGAAGTTGTAATAGAGGAAACCCATGCCACTTTACCTGACCACGGAATAGCGCGGGTAGACGGATATGTTATAGATATAGAGGATGGGGCGAACTTTCTCGGTGAAAAAGTGAAAGTACAAATATATAAGACCCACCGCACCTATGCAAAAGCCCGCCCAATATAAAAGCCGTGCAAAAAGCACGGCTTTCAGACTGTCGACAAAGTAACTGTCGACAGTCTTTTTTTGCAAAAGCTAGTACAAAAATCATCAGCTTTTTAGTAAAATTAAAGAAGATACAAAAATATTGTGGGGCGATGAAATGTTAACGAAGAAAAATCGAGAAATAATAGAGCAGGTAGAATTAGTAAGCATCGATAGCTTAGTACCTCAAGACCATCTCCTTAGGGCAGTAGAAGAAAGCATCGACTTTAATTTCATTTATGATGAAGTAAAAGACCTATATAGCGAAAATACAGGAAGACCTAGTATTGACCCGGTAGTGTTAATTAAGCTACTCATGCTCCAAGCATTGTATGGAATCCGCTCCATGCGCCAAACCATCAGAGAAGTAGAAGTCAATGTAGCTTACCGTTGGTTTTTAGGCTATGGATTACAAGAAAAAATACCTCACTTTTCAACTTTTGGAAAAAACTATGAACGGCGGTTTAAGGAAAGTGATCTATTTGAAAAGATATTCGAGCGGGTGTTGATGGAAGCAATAGAATGCGGGTTTGTTAAAACAGATGCAGTATTTATCGATGCTACTCACATAAAAGCCAGTGCCAATAAGAATAAATATATCGAGAAAGTCGCTAA
The DNA window shown above is from Thermosediminibacter oceani DSM 16646 and carries:
- a CDS encoding TIGR03960 family B12-binding radical SAM protein — encoded protein: MEIKQILDEVLPQVSKPTRYTGNELNSVQKDKSKVKVRIALAFPDVYEVGMSHLGLRILYHLLNEREDVYAERVFAPWVDFEEIMRERGIPLFSLESKSPLSEFDFVGFSLQYEMSYSNVTNMLDLAGIPLFSKDRTDRDPIVIAGGPCAYNPEPLAEIIDLFVIGEAEEVILELVNLYLDHKKSSKGRIEFLERAARIPGVYVPAFYRVNYNEDGTVKEILPVKPGIPERVQKRIIRDLDRVYYPTKLIVPYMDIVHDRAVLEIFRGCTRGCRFCQAGMIYRPVREKSVDKLTNIAREMIKSTGYEEISLASLSTSDYSALKQLVEILTDEFRQCMVGLSLPSLRIDSFTLDLARKIQEIKKSGLTFAPEAGTQRLRDVINKGVTEEDLLNSVKGAFEAGWNTVKLYFMIGLPSETYEDLEGIARLAYRVVDAYREVRGNTKGLKVTVSTSTFVPKPFTPFQWEAQIPLDEIKERQRFLKKKLKGPNISYNWHDGKLSFLEAVFSRGDRKLNSVLKKARERGCRFDGWSDMFSFDKWMEAFREAGVNPEFYANRSRPEDEVFPWEVIDPGVEKSFLITELKKAREAKPTPDCRFNRCHGCGIMKLKGGIICDSKNED
- a CDS encoding TIGR03936 family radical SAM-associated protein, producing MIVRMKIKKGEEVKFISQLDLMRAVERAMRRAELPVKFTEGFNPRPRISFAPALPVGITSDAEYMDVEFESVLPLDRILARLNSHLPPGISVLKIDTAEGKIPLSSVNRAVYTVVVDTGSDIEPELLDKAVTEMLSRPEITVPKTSKGKVKNVNIAPLIHGIKITGVEGSRAEIRMELSAGQEGNVTPPLVIKALQEHIPSITVRRMNRDELFMVREGKRTDPI
- a CDS encoding Rne/Rng family ribonuclease → MSKEIIADVGRDQVRVGILEDRELVEFFIEKNFEERVAGNIYKGRVTNVLPGMQAAFVDIGLEKNAFLYVGDINIDSVGPEEKDLLEGLRKLSIKDILRVGQEVLVQVVKEPMGSKGARVSTNITLPGRYLVLMPRVDYVGISRRIEKEEERNRLKALAEELRPPRMGVIVRTAAEGRGRDELKADIDYLKKLWEDIQLRQRGGNAPRLIYKDMNLLARIVRDVFTPEVSRFYINSPSGYEKLLELVSMISPSLKDRISLYRGQEEIFEYFNIEQEIERALRRKVWLRSGGYIVIDRTEALTAIDVNTGKFVGSIDLEDTVLKTNLEAAREIAKQVRLRDIGGIIIIDFIDMNSPEHRKMVLDALESELKKDRTRTHILGITSLGLVEMTRKKVRQSLDEVMEKVCPYCEGKGRILSEEAMAKRVERELSRIFRNNRGEAVLIEVHPSVASSVIGAGGSRLSLLEQRYEKYIFIKGNASLHPEEIKVRAVGSKAKLENLAVPVREGQVIEVVIEETHATLPDHGIARVDGYVIDIEDGANFLGEKVKVQIYKTHRTYAKARPI